One Dioscorea cayenensis subsp. rotundata cultivar TDr96_F1 chromosome 19, TDr96_F1_v2_PseudoChromosome.rev07_lg8_w22 25.fasta, whole genome shotgun sequence genomic window, ataattaaagattttattagtTCACTGTTTGACTCTCTCTAGACAAGGCTTTCCATCTTTGCTATGAGAAGGACATTTTCTGTAGGAAAAAGTCCTAGATTTGGGTGACATGTTGCGTAGGTTCAAGGTAAGGGGGATACAAAATGATGAACTACTGGGTATCTTATATGCAGTTTTAGCACGGAAAAAAAGTAGGGTTCTGATGATTAGGTATTGACATGCGTAACATGCGTTTGCAAGACAATGTATGGCGTGCACAATAAAATGTAACTTGAGAGTAACATGCTCATGCATCTTTTGGGAAATAAAAAATTGGTACTATGATTCTGCTGTCAGGATTGTGGTATTGGTATTCGATGCTTTTGCCATTGCCAAACACAGAGCAAAGTAGTTGTCCCTTATTGATCCGAATGATATATTATAATTCTTTGGTGTATATTCTTGTGGCCTTACTTTTTGTTTACCATATTTTGTGTGTTAATGTTCACTGGAAATGCCCTAAACATATTTTCTGTATTTTGAATGTGAATGTGGTTGTAGTTGCATTCTACTTTTCTTTtatcccttttttatttttcgtaCATAGATAATTTTCCTCAATAAAAAATCTTTTCACAAAACCTATGCTGCTAGTAGCTGCAATGATGTTATCTTTATGGATTATCCGTTGATAAATGATGGTCTCATCACTTCTATATGGTTTTCTTTTGCATTCAATTGCAGGTCTTAGGATGTTCCAATTTAATTTGAGGTTCAATGGTTTGAGATTTGACAGAATTAGCAGAAAACAAGTTATTCCTTCCATGCAACCTTTTGCAAAATGACCTGTccgaaagagagaaagaatcaAATGTATACCGGGTCTTCCTCTGCTATTCTTTCTCGGAAGATGGATGAATCATCATCACTATCTGGAGAGTCCAAATGCACATCTGTTTGTTCAAATGAGCAGCCTCACCTGCCTCCTAAAacatcacaaataaaaaaacctgtTATACTTCCTGACAGTGATATTGATGGGCTATTGGAGTGTCCTGTTTGCAGCAATGCAATGTTTCCACCTATTCAACAGGTATGCACCTTTTTCTAACACAAAGGCCACTATTGTTGATGTGcttatactttattttttgcTTACGTAAGTTATGACATCCTATCTACCAACAAATATTGAAGTCCTTGACCCAATGAACACATAATTTAAATCCGATATGAATTGTAATTAACTAATCATCCTAGCTTCAAGGAATGCTATATGAATTCTAAGATAACTGTTCTTATGTGTAGCtcatttatgaatttataaacaacccatttttaaacttatatttctTAAGATGCTTGAGAAAAGTTTTGCGGAATTTATTGAAAAgcctttttttttgaaaaaaattatcacaaaaagTTTATATTGACAAACTGGCCTTGTTTTGGGCTACATGACTTAAAACTGGAGGTTTTAAACACTGGCTTTAGGCATATATGATAAATTGCTGTCATGGCCATCAAAACTGGTGGTTTGAAACCACCAACTTTAAGCCACATGACCCAGTTTTGTAATATAAACTTTTTAGGGTTAACTTGCAAGTTAATTTCTTAGTttggttttttgaaaaaaaaatggcctGGTAGGAAGTTTCCTGTTTAAGGAAATGAATCAAATTTAACGGGATAAAAAGGTATCGAGTAGTGATAAAAGCAACTTAcagttataaacaaatatgaagaTCAACTTTCTTCCCCATATTCTGGCACAGTTTTCAAATACATCATAAGTTTGTTTAATAATCAAGGCATGGTAGAAATTTTAAACTGACTGGTTTAAATTTTTTGGCTAggaatcaatattttaattcattataATTATAACATACGTGACAATCATGGAATAACTAATTAGTTGTTTCAAAATGCACAACATTACTCGAAATTCTCCGAGGacgaaaaagaaaggaaaatgcaTAACagctttaagtttttttttttttttttaaaatctttatatCATAcaattttcttgtgttaaaaccATGGAATAACTAATTGTTGAAGGATATTATTAGAGTTACTGATAGTCCTATAACagttaatttggaaaatataaatttgaatatataatctTAGGTTTCTCATCCTTTCAACTTAAGCGTTTGGGTAGTTGGGTTGAATTGAGCCCTGCTATTAGAGatgaacaaatttataaatttataaatttcatcAGTCGGACTCCTCATtggaaaagaataaatttataaatttcttgAGGTCCATAACACTTCTCCATGTAACTAATCTATGCACTTTATGCTcatgttaaatttaaataagaatttTGATTAGTCATAGCCTCCTTGGCTTGTATATAATTAACccaatgaaaacaaatatttcCCATCACCTAGTCATCTCATCCCCTCCTGACTCTTAAACAactgcaaatatattattgatgaCATAACACTATTATAAGtgtcaataaaaaattttaggtAGAATACCCATATTAGTCCTTATACTCTTTTTActttgcccttttagtcctcctATTTTAATTTAAGCCCTTTTAATCCCTCTATTCTTTGAATGAGTGTAATCAAGTCCCCCATATACACTTTGAACATACCAATTACTAATTTGTATTGCTCATATATTCTatgaatcatataaaaaataaagaatttgtaTTATTTCCCTGAATTGTGTATATTACAATGATTATTATGGATGAATTATgtagtatattaattatttttatgattagaaTAGTCTTAGGGGACTTGATTGCACTCATTCAAAGAGTAGAGGGATTGAAAGAGCTTAAATTGAAGTAGGAGGACTAAAatggcaaaataaaataaatacaggGACTAACATGAGTATTCTACCAAAATTTTACTGGCTTAGGTTTTCAACACATGAATATTCACTTACCCATAAATAACCTATGAATCCACGCATCAATATCTTGATTTGTGATTTTGGGCACACCTGAAATAACAGCCAGATTTTGGTTGAATTTGGGCAAAATTGGTCCTATGATCCATTGTTAATACTTTTGGCATGTGTGAACCCCTAAAGGTCCATTCAGGGAAGGTGGCATCCACTGAAGCTGAATGAATATGAATTAGACACATCCAAGGGCAAGAGTGAGAAGAGAGGAGACAAGGAAGAGTTAGGACAGGCTAATTAGGGGCACTTGGGGTTGTGCTAATTTGATGACACAGGACCCACTTTCATGatgatcaaaatttaatttcagttGTTGTTTAGACGTGATGAGCAAATTACTTTAGTAAGTTAATCCAATTGGTAAACCAATTACATAATGATTGCAGATTAGCAATAGAATTGACAATTCTGAATTAGTACATTGAGGGGTAACCGGACATTGTTAATCTACTCAATTGAATGAAATTGCACCCAATTTTGATTATGGACAAATCATACCTAATTTCATCATATTCAAGCTGAAATTGACTCGATCACTATCCTTTTCCTTTGAAATAATCAAActtatgaaaattatatttttagtggtgtATGAGAAGCAGAACTGGTATATGCAAGTAATTAGAGGGACAGATTTTCTTGGATGTGCTCAAGTGAATTTAACCAAATAGGTGCACAAGTATGATCTTTATAAGAGTACAATTAGACAAAACATGCTTAATTACTTACGCTCATTGGACAAAACTTAGGAAAAGAGTCTGGggatttaatataattaaatcaaatctctTAGAATAGTCATTGTTTGTACTGAAACCTTGACAAAAATCATAAGCAACATTTCAAAAGCCATGTACTTTTTATATATTACTAGAATATCTCTACATGctcaaatattttgtatatgaACATGAAAGatttaaaactttgaattgCCCAAATGTAGATTTGAGATGGTTTAAAATGTGTCATTCAATATCCTTTACCTTTATCTTCACTCATTTGAAATACCTTCCATACAATTGTCCTATGGCTATCTGTAGAAGCCTTTGGTAGCATTTGCTCTGTTATCTACCTTATAGAAGAGCAATTATTCAGCTCATTtgatatattgttttttctctAAGATGCATCCTTGTACATTAAACTTGAGGGATTATGCATCTTTTTAGTTTTTCCTACAACAGTTTCAAATGGTAAAGAAACACAGTATTAAATCCTTTTGCTTATAAAGATTTGAGCTCGTAGTTTGGTAAATTCTTGGTGTATGTGCTGAGTGCCAATTCTTGGTTGTGTAGTAGATGACCTGAAATCGTTTGTTACTAGTGTCATTTTGCTCCAATGAGTTAAGTAATACCTTCATTTTCTTGTACTGCAGTGTCCTAGTGGGCATACTCTGTGCTCCACGTGCAAAGCAAATGTTAATAATAAGTGCCCAGTTTGCCGGAAGGAAATTGGTAACATAAGGTGCTTAGCTCTCGAAAAGCTTGCAGTTTCCCTCCATTTGCCATGTGCATTTCATAGTCTGGGCTGTGAGGAGATGTTTCCTTATTACAGCAAGCTGCAACATGAAGCACAGTGTGTACACAGGCCATACAGTTGTCCTCATCCAGGTTCAGATTGCCCTTTCACAGGGGACATTCCATCTCTTCTATCCCATCTAAGGGAGAGTCATAAAGTTGACCTACAAACAGGTTACACTTTCAATCACCGTTATGTGAAACAGGACCCTTGTTCAGTTGACAATGTCTCTTGGACACTAACAGTAAGCTTAACTCCtgttctaattaatttttactttCTTTATGCATGGTCTACCCGTAGCTTTTGTTAGACACTAACTTCGCAGCCTAGACAAGTTTAAAGTACGGGCATATGATTTATTTAGTTCAACTTATCAGAGTATAATTCTGTAAgtagtatttttatttggtaCATACAGGCCTGCACCATATCCTTGATGTATTAGCTCAGCAAGATGCTCAAGTAGAATTTAAACTAATTTTCAGATAGTTCCACCAAAAGGAAAAGAGACCATTTGAGGACTATTTCGTGTCTAGATGATCTTGACGTCTTGGGGCTCATTTACTTATGCTTATCGATGGATCTGTTCAACCTTAATGCTTTAACCATGGAAAAGGTcaaatttattgtattttataggATTTGCTAACCTTTAACAATATAAGCAATTGGATAGATGGTTTTAAGTATATCTACTGATTTGTCCTCAATTgaaggttatttatttattatttttttaaatgaaggaTGTGGCTTTTTGTTAAGGACTTAAGTTTATTAGTTAGAGGGGCTGCTCCTATTTCTTGTCATCTACTAATATGCATTTCCTTCATTTGAATACCTGCTTTGCAATTTGAAGGCCCATTTTAATTTCATGGTTCTAGGAATTCACTTTGCTTTTTCATTTGTTGACTAGCTTTTCAGCTGCTTTGGTCACTATTTCTGTCTACACTTTGAAGCATTTTTACTGGGAACAGAGCCAGTTTACATGGCTTTCCTCCGCTtcatgggtgaagaaatggaagCAAGGAAGTTCGCCTACTGCCTCGAGGTCGGCGGGAATGGGAGGAAGATTACATGGCATGGTGTGCCACGGAGCATCAGAACACACCACAGAACAGTTCGCGACAGTCATGATGGGCTCATAGTGCAGAGGAGTCTAGCTCTTTACTTTTCAGGCGGCGATAGGAAGGAATTGAAGTTAAGAGTGACCGGGAGGATTTGGAGGGAAATGTAAGCCTTAGCCGGGGATTTCCCGGCATGGAATTCCGATGCCAAAAATACAAGACGAGTGACCAGATGTTTGAGTCTGATACTCCCGTGTTCGATAGGTTGTATTCTTTTGTACACAAACCATCCATGCTTTGTGATCCCAGACAAACTTTGTGTTGTTTCTCACTAAACAAATCTGAATATAGATGGAGAAGGAAAGGTCGGTCAGTTCTTTCCTTGCTGTTGGCTATTTTGTATGTGTGGCAGGTGttcatttctttttggttgtagTAGTAACTTTGATGCATCTGGAAATAGTGGTTCTTGATTCAATGCTGTTGGCTTGAATTTGGAAGCAGTGTTTTGTAGCTCAGATGCTGCAAATGTGTACTCTTGGAAACTTGTCAATTAATAGCAAAGTGTTCAGTATTTAGTTGAAGTATTTGCTACGAATTGGGTAGAATTGTTTTGTTGGATGTCTACTTTCATTAACAGCCTCAGTtgcttttttctctttaaaactGAAAGAGGGAAGTATTTTATTTCGGTAAAAATAAGTAACACTCATTTTGGATCATTAACATTGTGGACATGCCATTGTTGCTGGTATTGTTTAGTGAAATTATTTGAGACCACCTCTGCAATAGAGTTAGACATTTTGTTTCACATCGCAACCAAATGTTGGATCTGTGGTTTGTCAacatttctaaatatatatatatatatatattaaatattagaattttttttaaaattaagacaCATTAggaaatattatcatttaagaataaaaagaaaccttcatatatatacacctaGGAAAAATAGCTTATTGCATGtgtaccaaaaacaaaaaaaaatcatatttattatccATTGTGAATTATAATTGGCATGATAAATAcatttaaaatagtaaaattgtTTTAGTTTGAATTGGAAAACACCCTAATGCTTATTGTAATAACTAGGATGTCAATTGCCCCAATCTCGATGGAGGACTTGATTACCCGGCCCATCGAGACCAGGGCCGGGGAAAAAAATTCTCCATCGGGGTTGGAGCTGAGGCCAGGACCAGGGAATATCCTCCCCTCCCCGTCTTGCCTGGTCTGAccccaaaatattaaatatttaatttaaatattatatatatatatatatgttatattttatgttat contains:
- the LOC120249677 gene encoding E3 ubiquitin-protein ligase DIS1-like isoform X1, which encodes MTCPKERKNQMYTGSSSAILSRKMDESSSLSGESKCTSVCSNEQPHLPPKTSQIKKPVILPDSDIDGLLECPVCSNAMFPPIQQCPSGHTLCSTCKANVNNKCPVCRKEIGNIRCLALEKLAVSLHLPCAFHSLGCEEMFPYYSKLQHEAQCVHRPYSCPHPGSDCPFTGDIPSLLSHLRESHKVDLQTGYTFNHRYVKQDPCSVDNVSWTLTLFSCFGHYFCLHFEAFLLGTEPVYMAFLRFMGEEMEARKFAYCLEVGGNGRKITWHGVPRSIRTHHRTVRDSHDGLIVQRSLALYFSGGDRKELKLRVTGRIWREM
- the LOC120249677 gene encoding E3 ubiquitin-protein ligase SINAT2-like isoform X2; this translates as MTCPKERKNQMYTGSSSAILSRKMDESSSLSGESKCTSVCSNEQPHLPPKTSQIKKPVILPDSDIDGLLECPVCSNAMFPPIQQCPSGHTLCSTCKANVNNKCPVCRKEIGNIRCLALEKLAVSLHLPCAFHSLGCEEMFPYYSKLQHEAQCVHRPYSCPHPGSDCPFTGDIPSLLSHLRESHKVDLQTGYTFNHRYVKQDPCSVDNVSWTLTHFYWEQSQFTWLSSASWVKKWKQGSSPTASRSAGMGGRLHGMVCHGASEHTTEQFATVMMGS